From ANME-2 cluster archaeon:
GGTCATTGCCGTCTCCGCAACAGACCAGAACAACAATGTCGCCTGGTTCTCAAACTTTGGCACACAGGTTGAACTGGCAGCGCCGGGAGTTAACATTAACTCTACAACAATGAACGGTGGTTACAGCGGCGATACCTGGAGCGGTACCAGCATGGCCACACCCCATGTGACCGGCGTAGCTGCACTCGTACTTACCACATCCGTTATTGATACAGGATATGACACAAACAATAACGGCCAGTGGGACACTGACGAGGTCAGGCAAAGAATGCGTGATACATCAACCGACCTCGGAACGACCGGCAAGGACCTATACTTTGGGTACGGTCTTGTCAATGCCCTTGCCGCAACCGATGTGGTCGTACCAGACCCTGGCCCCACTCCTGAACCAACACCAGATCCTACACCAACTCCAACTGGCAGTGAAATGCACATAGCTGACATATCCTTATCTCTCGATACCAGGTCTGCAGGCAGGAATATATTTACCTGGGCTGATGCCACCGTGACCATCGCAGATAGTGGAGATAATCCGGTCCAGGGTGCACAGGTCAGCGGGGTCTGGAGCGGAGTTACATCTGATATCGATACCGGTGCCACGGCAGCCGATGGGACTGTGACGTTATACTCGGACAGTGCAAAGCGACTGGTCGAAGGCACATTTACCTTTACCGTGACCAGGGTCGTGCTACCTGGTTGGGATTACAACACATCGGCGAATGTGGTCAATAGCGGAAGCATAGCCCTTTGAAAAGAATCTGGCGTCTCTCAGGCGGGGCGCCACACCATTTTATTCATTCAACCTGATACGTCACTTCAATATCCTGCCTGAACACAATATTCAAATCAGAATTCAACTGTACCTTTGCCTTCTCAATATCATTATTCAACCTTGCCAGATCCCTTCTCTCCGTTTCCAACTCCTGTCCGGTTGAATCGATCATACCCTGCGTATCGCAAACCACCTTTTCAATGTGGCTCTTTTCCCTGTATACTTCAAGCCCTTCCAGTTCCGACGATATCTGTTCAAGTTCTAAAGAATATGACATTCGTTCTTCTTTCATGGACCGAACAAGGTCTGGACCAGCTAATTTATCTATCTGGTCAAGGGTCTTTTTTATATTTTGCTGCTTAAGACCCAGGCTTCCATCCTCTATCATCACTTTCAGTTCTGCGAGGAAAGGATTGATGTCCTCATCAAGAGCCTGTGCAGGTTTATTTTTCAATAGTCCAAGCATCTTCCTGCTGTCAGATGACAGGGTATGCCTGCCACTCTCATCCTGTTTTTCCATTCTGGAAAGAGCTTTGGAAAGAGGTGCAAACAGGTCTGATAATTGTGAATCAATACTCTGTATCTTGCTTTTTAGCATGGACACCCGGGCTTCCAGTTCATTTGCATGAACTGATGCTTTACTTTCTTCCAGGTCCTTTAACGTTAGAGCTGCATCTTTCTTATCGCTTCTTAATGAACGGCACCTGTTCTCAAGGTCAATGATATGTGCTTTCCTGGACTCTATTCCTGAATTGGTATCCTGTATCTGCCTGATCAGCGCATGCAGTCTGTCATATGCCTCAAGCTTATCTCTTTCTTCATTGATGGGGGCGACCAGTTCTTCCAGCAATCCCTGGAACCGTTTCAGGTTAGCCAGAATATCCCGGTACGCTTCTGGAAAAATCGCTTTCACATATTGCTGGCTTCTAATAGCGTTCTCAAGAGATGTGTTCAAAAGGGCCTTTGTATCGGTATAAAATTCAAAAGCTTTTCCAGGGTCAGTATCTTCAGGTACTATAGTCCTGTCCTTGATGATATTCAGGTTCTTTACCAGGTTATCCCTGTTCGATGCACCTGCTTTTGCTACCCTTTTGAATACTTTCTCCCCGAATTGTGCATTGACCAGTTGAACCTTGCTGTTGTCGAGGTCTTCAAGAGTATCCCGTATCTCTCCATATATGCGCTGGATATGCGACCTCAATTCCCTGAACATCTGGTCCGACTCATTCTCGATCCAGCCAGACAGCTCACTGAACTCGAGTGATATCTGCCGAGGTAATTCCACTTTTTTCCCGAAAAATCTCTTAATCATCTTCAAATATATCCAAAATTACATGGAAATACTGTATTAAAAAGGTATGCAGGGTGCAACAGCACCCTTCATATATCTACTCGTTGCTCAGGGTTCCATTGAAGTAACTGTCATACGAACCCATATCGAAATGCCCGTGACCGCTGAGGTTGAACAAAATGGTCTTCTCCTCACCTGTTTCCTTGCACTTCAGAGCTGCTTTGATAGCAGACTTGATAGCGTGTGCGGATTCGGGTGCCGGTGCAATTCCTTCCGTTCTGGCAAATGTAACAGCAGCATCGAATATCTCGGTCTGGTGGTAAGCTTCAGCCCTGATGATGCCGTCCGCATACAACTGGCTGATGATTGGAGAATCGCCGTGATATCTCAACCCGCCTGCATGTATCGGTGGTGGTACGAATTCATGACCGAGCGTGTACATCTTGAGTAACGGTGTCATCTCTGCCGTATCCCCGAAATCATACCTGAACTCACCGCCCGTCAGAGTGGGACATGCAGAAGGTTCAACAGCTACTACATCGATCTCCTTGCCGTCCTTTATCTTTTCCTGCAGGAACGGGAAACTGATGCCTGCAAAATTACTGCCTCCGCCCACGCATCCTATTATCATGTCAGGATAATCATCCACCATAGCCATCTGTTTCATTGCTTCCTGTCCAATTATTGTCTGGTGCAGCATCACATGGTTAAGCACACTGCCAAGTGAATACTTGGTATTCTCATGGGTAGCTGCATCCTCCACGGCCTCACTGATAGCAATACCGAGGCTGCCTGTGGTATCAGGATACTTCTCAAGTATGGACCTGCCCGCCCGGGTCTGGGTACTGGGTGATGGTATAACAGTAGCTCCCCACAGGTTTATCAGGGATTTGCGGTAAGGTTTCTGGTAGTAACTTGACTTGACCATATAGACCATACATTCAATATCAAAGAAACTGCAGGCCATTGCCAGTGCGCTACCCCATTGTCCGGCACCGGTCTCGGTACTGATACGCTCAACACCCTCTTTCATGTTATAATAGGCCTGGGCCACGGAAGTATTGGGTTTATGACTTCCTGCCGGGCTCACGCCTTCGTATTTATAATATATTTTGGCAGGGGTCTTGAGAGCTGCTTCCAACCGGTGTGCCCGGTACAGGGGAGACGGCCTCCACAACCGGTAAATATCCCTTACCTCTTCAGGGATAGCGATAAAGCGGTCCTGGCTCATTTCCTGCATTATCAAAGCCATAGGGAATATGGGTGATAGGTCATCGGGACCTATGGGCTCATTCGTGCCTGGATTCAACGGTGGTTGCAATGGTGTCGGAAGGTCTGGCAGGATATTGTACCATGACCTTGGTATCTCATTCTCGTCAAGTATTATTTTGGTATTGTCCATACTAACTTCACACCTGGTAAATAGATATATCAAGGCATATTTATAT
This genomic window contains:
- a CDS encoding TrpB-like pyridoxal phosphate-dependent enzyme, with product MDNTKIILDENEIPRSWYNILPDLPTPLQPPLNPGTNEPIGPDDLSPIFPMALIMQEMSQDRFIAIPEEVRDIYRLWRPSPLYRAHRLEAALKTPAKIYYKYEGVSPAGSHKPNTSVAQAYYNMKEGVERISTETGAGQWGSALAMACSFFDIECMVYMVKSSYYQKPYRKSLINLWGATVIPSPSTQTRAGRSILEKYPDTTGSLGIAISEAVEDAATHENTKYSLGSVLNHVMLHQTIIGQEAMKQMAMVDDYPDMIIGCVGGGSNFAGISFPFLQEKIKDGKEIDVVAVEPSACPTLTGGEFRYDFGDTAEMTPLLKMYTLGHEFVPPPIHAGGLRYHGDSPIISQLYADGIIRAEAYHQTEIFDAAVTFARTEGIAPAPESAHAIKSAIKAALKCKETGEEKTILFNLSGHGHFDMGSYDSYFNGTLSNE